The Verrucomicrobiia bacterium DNA window CTTTTCCCAAGGTCCGTCCACGCTGAGGGTGTAGCGATCACCGCTTTCCCTGGCCCAGGTGCCGCGCAAGATGTTGACCGGCTGGCCATGACCGCCGGACTTGATGACGAGTTTGTTGTTGATCAGGCCCAGGAGGGTGACGTCGTGCAAATTATTGGTGTAACTGGCCATGAGCTGGTTGTACTCGGCCCGTTTCCAGGTGGCCCGGGTGCGGCGCTGCTCGGCGAGGGAGGCCTGGTAGTTGTACACCCAGCGGCCGAGGATGGGCTCGTCAAATTTGGCGGATTTGCCCGTGGCGAGGTAATTGGAAAGGTCTTTGAAATCGAGCTTGAGGATTTCGTTCATGTAGGGGCGGTTGGTGACGATCAAGCGGAAGGACTCCTCGCCCATGATCTGCTGAAAGGGCGTCTTGGGCATGGAAAGAATGGTTTTCTTGAACTCCACATCCCCGGCGATGCGATCGTACATGACGCGGTATTCATCGCGCTCGCCCAGCTCCATGATGGGCGGGTAGCTGGTCAGGCGCCCCACCAGCAGGGGGTTGTGGTACACCATGCCCATGAGGTCGGAGACCTCGTAGTATTTTTTGGGGGCGGGATTGAAGGCGGCGGCCACGCGATTCATTTTGGTGGATTCGAGGGCCTCATGCGCCTTGAGGAGGTAGCGCCAGGCGGCGGAGTCCTGGTCGCCGGAGGCGAGCTGGCTTACGGGGTAGGCGAGCACCTGGATGAACACGGCGATCAAAATGAGGTAGAGGGTGGCGTTGACCACGGAGAGCGCGGCGCCGAAGCGTTCATTGGTGCGCAGCCAGAGCGTCTGGACGAATTCCGGGGCGTGGTATTTGTAATGGGTGTCGAGCATTTGATGCACCTTGGTGGCCACCACCTTGAAGACCACCATGACCAGCAGGAAGATGATGAGCGGCGCGATGAAGAAGCCGTGAAACTTGGTGCCCAGGTTCAGTTTGTCAAAAATGGGGTACAATAACGGCGCCAGCGGCGTGGCCAGCGCCGAGGCCAGCAGCAAACCCACCATGGTTATGCCGGTGCGCACCGCCCCCCAGGTGTAGCCCAGGGCCGCGGAGGCCAGCACCAGCACCAACGCCAGAATCCAGATGATCATGCCCCCATTTAAGGAAGCCGCGCCGGAAAAATCACGCAGTTTTTTCTGCCTTTTTCCCGGTTCAGCCTGCCCGGACTCATCCTGGGGGCGGCGGGCGATTAATAGCCGGCAGAGGCTCCGGATTTGGGACGTTGGATCAGCTCGATCTCGTAACCCTCCGGGGCGTCAATGAAGGCAAAACCGCCGCCGTCGGGCTTGAGGATGGGGCCGTCCGAATACTTGAGGCCATGGCGTGCCAGATGCTCCGCAAAGGCTTCCAGGCTGTCCACCTCGAAGGCCAGATGGGTCAAATCCGGCTGCACCTGCACCGGCCCGCTGGCGGGGTAATAACAAATCTCAATCTGCTCCTCGCTGCCCGGGGCCTTGAGAAAGACCAGCTCCGAGCCGCGCGGCGATTTGTGGCGGCGCACCTCCTCTAGTCCGAGGATGTCCTTGTAAAAACGCACGGTTTTTTCCAGGTCATTCACCCGGTAGCGCGTGTGCAGTAATTTGCCGACTCTCATAGGTTAAGGAGATAGCACGGATTACATCCGGGGGCCAAAAGAAATTGGCGGGCCAGCGGCGCGGGGCGGGCGGTTGCC harbors:
- a CDS encoding VOC family protein, with amino-acid sequence MRVGKLLHTRYRVNDLEKTVRFYKDILGLEEVRRHKSPRGSELVFLKAPGSEEQIEICYYPASGPVQVQPDLTHLAFEVDSLEAFAEHLARHGLKYSDGPILKPDGGGFAFIDAPEGYEIELIQRPKSGASAGY
- a CDS encoding CvpA family protein, which gives rise to MIIWILALVLVLASAALGYTWGAVRTGITMVGLLLASALATPLAPLLYPIFDKLNLGTKFHGFFIAPLIIFLLVMVVFKVVATKVHQMLDTHYKYHAPEFVQTLWLRTNERFGAALSVVNATLYLILIAVFIQVLAYPVSQLASGDQDSAAWRYLLKAHEALESTKMNRVAAAFNPAPKKYYEVSDLMGMVYHNPLLVGRLTSYPPIMELGERDEYRVMYDRIAGDVEFKKTILSMPKTPFQQIMGEESFRLIVTNRPYMNEILKLDFKDLSNYLATGKSAKFDEPILGRWVYNYQASLAEQRRTRATWKRAEYNQLMASYTNNLHDVTLLGLINNKLVIKSGGHGQPVNILRGTWARESGDRYTLSVDGPWEKDIQVRGSRLLARFKLERETRIVVFDKE